A stretch of DNA from Candidatus Fonsibacter ubiquis:
GACTTTCATTTTCAAGGGTGGTCCCTTTAATTAAATTATTTAAATTAGTGACATACGTTTGGTGATGCTTGCTATGGTGTAAATCTAAGGTCTCCACACTCATTGCAGGATCTAGTGCATTTTTTGCGTAATTAAGACTTGGTAATGTAAACATAAATTTATCCTTTGATTGTATAGTAAAATTAAAAAAAATAAACTTTCAATTTTATTTACAAAATTTTACTTAAAATTTTAGGAATCTGTTCTTTAAAGCCAAAAAAACCTTTTGTCGCAAAGGGGTAGCAAAACTGGTCATAATCCCTTGCTAAATAGGTTATTTTAATTTTTTTCTTAATTTCATTCATAAAGTCATTTTCATAACCGCAATTAATATAGGGAGTGATGATATTTTTAATATTTTTATCTTTTACTATTTTTAAAAGATCCTCTTTATTTTTCACAACTAAATCAGAGTTAAAATTACTTTTAAGTTGGTCAATTAACTCTTCATTAATGGAAGATTTAAAATCTAAAACTTGTTTACTATAATTTTTACTCTCTAATATGGAGTTAAAATCTAACAAGGCAAAATGATTATATTTGTTTTGAAATTTCTGTAAAAAGTTTGAGTCTAGATTGTGAAGGAGAAATAATGAGTTCTCATTTTCAACTTTATCAAAATGTAATGGTTGAATTTCAAAACTCGTTGTCTCAAATAGAGGACTTGCTTGATCGTTTAATTTAAGAACCTCATATTTTTTTGCAGAAAATGTATTGATATTAAATTTTGTTGCTAAATAGTTTTTACCCTTTGTTTGCAATCCCGCAACCCAGCGCCAGCTTAAAGTATTTGATGCAGCATCTCCATCAAGTAAATGTTTTAAAAAAAAATCTGCTCCTAATTGCCAAGGGAGTTTTAAAGTAAAGATCCAAATACTTGCAAACCACATTCGTGCATGATTATGCAGATAATTGTATTTTATAAGTTCATTCGCCCAGTCATTAAAACACTCAATGGATGTTTTTCCACTGATTGCCTGTTGATATTCAACACTGTCCTTTTGTTTTTCTAATTGTTTTAAATCTTCAATGTAAGTTGTCCAAACCCTTGGGCGCATTTCCAACCAACCCTTCCAATAAGTTCGCCAGAACACTTCTTGAATAAATTTTTCAATTTTAATGTAAGCAAATTTTGAATGAGCTGTTTGAATTACTTCTTGTTCATCAATAATTCTATGAGTTATATATTTTGAAAGATTACTGACATTGTCCCGTTTACTTGGACCATAATCAAAGTTTCTACTTTTTGCATAATTGCTTAAATGATTTTCAGAAAATTCTTTAAGCTTTGCTATTCCTTGTTCTCTAAGATTCATAAGTTAATAAAGAGTGACAGGTTCTATGCAGAATGGAATGAAGATAAACTAGTTGGTTAAAATCTCTATTATATCCACCTCCTAAAACTCCACATAAAGGAATTTTTTTATCAAAAAAATGTTTAATCACTAATTCATCTCTTTTTTTAATTCCCTCAGCACTGACTTTAAATTTTCCAATTCGATCATCTTCGTGAATATCAACACCTGCTACATAAAAGACAAAATCAAATGATGAAGAGTTAATTTTTTGTAAACTTTGATTAACAACTTCTAAATATTCATCATCCTTAATTCCCTCATCTAATTCGATATCTAAATTACTCACCTGTTTATTTAAGGGATAATTTTTCTTTGAGTGAATACTTACGGTAAATACTTTCTCATTATTCTGAAATATTTTTGCAGTACCATCGCCTTGGTGAACATCTAAATCATAGATGAGAATATTTTTAATATTATTTTCAGCAATAAGTTTTTCAGCAGCAACCGCCACATCATTAAATACACAGTAACCATTGCCAGAATCTGCAAAGGCATGGTGCGATCCACCTGCAGTATTACAGGCAAGTTTATGCTTTAGTGCAAGCTGTGCCGCTAAAACCGTTCCGCCCGTTGCAACAAATGATCGTTGTCTGACACTTGGAACTATTGGAAAACCTAATTTTCGCTCCTCATCTTTACTTAAGGACAAATTTTTAATCTTATTAATATAATCTAATGTATGCACCCTTGCTAAATCAGCATCGGATACGGGACCTGGAATATGTAAATTATTCTCTTTGATAATTTCATCTTCTTTAAGAAGTTTAAATAATTCACCAAACTTTTTAATTGGGAATTTATGATCATCGCCAATTTGAGCAACATAATCTGGGTGATTTATGATCGGCAGCATTTTAAAATTTTTTTAAATTCATTTTAACATAATAGGAATTAAAATTTTATAAGCACACATTAAGTCGCAGCAAAACTAACATAAGTAATAGATTTTAAAAGCAGTACAGCTTAGGTTTATTATGTTACTCATAATAAATATTTAAAATTTTCCCTTAAAAATTTATTACAATGAATGTGGTTTTGATTGTCGGCAGCGCTCCAGATGCGGTCAGAATTAATTCATTAGATCTTTCTTTATTTAGTAGCTCTGTTGCAATTAATAATGCTTGGAAATTGAGACAGGATTTGGATTATGCGATTTATCCTGAAGATTTTCCAACTCAGCGCCAGCCTAAAAATTTTCATGTGAAAAAGAAAATAATTACCGCAAAAGATTATGTTCCTATTCAAAATAAGTTTGGTGGCTTTGTGTATGCAGGAGGCACTATGGCTTTTACTGCAGGATATTGGGCGCTTGGGATATTAAAACCTGATGTGATTGCTTATCTTGGTTGCGATATGATCTATTCTGAAAATCAAAGTCACTTTTATGGTAATGGCAAAGCCGATCCACTTCGAGAAGATATTACATTACAATCTTTAGAAGCAAAATCTGCTCGTCTCTTAGCGGTTGCTAAATTAAATCACTGTACCATTGTAAATTTATCTAAACAAAATCAGTCGAGATTATTATTTCCAAAACTAGCAATTGAAAAATTTAACAAAAAACAAAATATTTTAAATTTTGTGAAAAAAAGTAAATTTCAATTAGATCTGCAGGTAGTTAAAAAAGTCTTACGAATTGAAAAAAAGTTAGCTTACATGGTTCCTTCAGGTAAATATTGGAAGGTGATCAAAAAATTTGATCCTCTCAAATTGAATGAGATTGATAATTACTGGTTAAAGACTCCCTTAAACGTTTAGAAGTATCTAATAAATTAGTGAAAATATATATTGAAAAATATATAAACAATTCAATCTATGCTTCGATTAAATACTTTCGCTAATTTCTTTATTTTATTTTTTAGTTTTTTATTTTTACTACTCCCGCATGCACAAGCATCTTTAAAGGATTGTAACTTAACCCCTGCTAAAAATTCTAAAAATTATATTATTGGCTATGGTTCATTAATGGAAAGAGAGTCTAGAATGATCACTAATCCACAGGCTCATCGAGTGGAACCAGTGTTGGTGAAGGGTTTTCAAAGGACATGGGGACAAAATGGAGGAAATTACAAGACTACTTTCTTAACTTTGATTGAAAAAAAAGATGCAAAACTTAATGCAATTTTTTACTCCGTGAACATTGAAAATTTATTAAAAACTGATCAGCGCGAGAGAAGTTATTGTAGAATAAAAGTTGATGAAAAAAATTTAGATTTTTATGGAAGAAAAGTTAATAGCAAAGATGCAAATTTTTGGATCTATGCTGCAACTCCAGATCGCTTAAAAAAACCCTCCGCAACTCACCCCATTGCGCAATCGTATGTAGATATTTTTATCAATGGTTGTTTACAAACGGAGGAAGAATTTAAACTGCAAGGATTTGCAAAAGATTGTGTACAACTCACCTCTGATTGGTCAGAGCAATGGGTGAATGATCGCTTACATGCGCGTAGACCCTTTGCAATAAAAAATGCTGTAAAAATTGATCAATTACTTTCTCAATATTTTAGCCATTATTATAATCATCCCATTGATTAAATTATTTTTGGTAAAATTTTTTAATCCTCTATACAATCTCTTTTTCTATGGGCGGCATTATTAATTTTTTTAAAGTAACCTTCATTGATCTTGGCAGGCAGTTTCGACTTAGTTATTTGCCCCCGTTAATGATTTATGTGGCCGCAGGCGTTTCAGGGCTTACTGGAATTGTTGGAACATTTTTTGTTAAAGATTATTTAAATTTATCCGCAGCCTTTCTTGCAAGTCTTGGATTTTGGGCAGGAATCCCTTGGGTTTTAAAAATGCCCCTTGGTCATTTGGTAGATTTAATTTGGAGCAGGAAAAATTATTTAGTTTTTTTGGGTGCAGGTTTAATTGGTTTAAGTATTTTAATTATGTACGGACTGATTGCTCATACCAAATTCATGGCAGGGTATTTTTCAATTGAGACTTGGTTTGTAATCAGCGTGATTTTATCTCCCATCGGCTATGTCATTCAAGATGTTGTTGCAGATGCAATGACCGTTGAGGCGGTTCCAAATTTTAATGAAAAGGGAAAAAATTATTCAATGGATGAAATTAAAGTCATGCACACAACCATTCAAACCCTTGGCAGATTTGCAATTATTTCTGGCACCATTCTTGTAGCCCTTGCTAACATTATAATTTTTAGTAATTCGCAAGGTCTAAGTCAGGAAGAAAAAGTATCTTTGTATGCCTCCGTTTATTTATACGCTCTAATTATCCCTTTTATTTCTGTCCTTGGTGTATTTTTATCTTTTTATTTAAAACAAAAACAACAAGCCTTATTCAAACAACTTAATAAAACCCTTCCTGAAAATCTAAATCCAACCAAGGTAAACTGGTGGATTTTAGGAGGCTCTTTAGCATTTGTTATTTTCACACTAACCATTGGCTCACTCAAGGTTCCCTTTGCTCAAGAAATTGTTTTCATCGGATCAATGTCCATTGTTATTTTTTTAATGAACAAACTTATGAAAGAGATGCCAAAACATTTAAGTTACACCATCGTTGGCACAGCCATTATTATTTTCATCTTTCGTGCAATGCCTGGACCTGGCCCTGGGCTGACTTGGTTTGAAATTGATGTGTTAAAATTTGATGAACAATTTTTATCTGCAATTTCTTTAATTGCATCTGTCTTAACCTTACTTGGAATTATTTTTCTAAGATCCTTTATGGCAAACAATTCAATCGCAAAAATCGTAGTGATTTTATCCATTTTAGGATCGGTATTATTTTTACCAAGTGTTGGAATGTATTATGGTCTTCACCTTTGGACAGCTTCAGTTACAGGCGGTGTGGTGGATGCAAGATTTATTGCAATCATTAATACAGCAATTGAATCTCCCCTAGGTCAGGTTGCGATGATTCCAATGTTAGCTTGGATTGCAAAAAATGCGCCAAGCCATTTAAAGGCAACTTTCTTTGCAGTCTTTGCATCCTTTACCAACCTTGCTTTATCTGCAAATTCACTTGGAACTAAATATCTAAATGAGATTTTTACTATCACTCGAGAGGTAAAAGATAAAATAAGTGGAGTTATTCAATCAAAAGCAGATTACTCTGAACTTGGTATTTTACTCATTGTAGTGACTTTATTAACCTTAATCATTCCCATCCTCACCGTTTGGTTTATTCAAAAATCAAAGTTTAAAACTTTAGAATAATAATATTTTAGACTTTAATATTTTAATGAAATTTAGTTTTAAGTTTTGATTATGGTAAAACAGCATATAGTATTACTCTATCAATTGATTTTTAAAAAAATGATTAGCAGATTTGTATTGAATTATGTTCGTTAGCCAATTTTTTAAAAAAATTTTTATCGTTTTAATTTTTATAATCATAAGTGGCTGTAGCATTATAACCGCGGGTTATAATCGTTTGCCTTTTTTGACGTTACTTGAATTAAATTCTATTTTTGATTTAGCAGACGAACAAAGCCAAAAAGTTCGACCAGTTCTTGACTCTTGGTTGGAATGGCATCGCGCCAATCATTTACCTCGCTATGTTGTCAAATTAGAGGAGTGGGAAAAATTAGTTTTACAAGATTTAACCCCCGCTCAATTTTGTAAAGAAGTTGAGGTGATTAGAACATTTACTAATGAGGCCGTTGAAAAATTAATTCCAGCCCTCATTCCAATTGCTGAAACCCTAACCCCAGTGCAAATTCAAAATTGGAATAAGTATCAAGATGAAAGAGATAAAGAATTTGTTGAAAATTTTTCAAAGGGTGAAAAGGGTGAGATTATTAACAAAAAAAGACTAGAGCGCTCAATAGATCGAGCTGAAATGTTCTATGGAACACTTAGTAAAAGTCAAAAGGATGCTCTTGCAAAACGCTTAGAAAAAAGCTTGTTTAATGTGGAGCAGGTATTACCAGAGAGAAAACGAAGACATCTTGATGCTTTGAGTGCTGTAAAACTAGTCCAATCGGGAGCTAAACCTTATCCAACTTTAAAGACGGTGTGGGACCGAAATCAAAAATCTCCTGATAAAAAATATGAAGCTTACAGTGAAAAAATGTTACAGGATGGCTGCTCGCAATTATCAGAACTTCATAACAACATGAGTTTAGAGCAACGCAAAAAAGCTGCACAAAAGTTAAATGGTTTTAAAAAAGATTTTGAAAGTTTAATCAAACCTTAAATTTTTTTAACCTTTAACGGTGAGATAAAAATTAAAACGGCAATTGCGCCAATAAGATGTTTTAAGGTGTGTCCTGAGATGAGATTTTGTGAAAGCTTAAAAATTTCCACATCATAAAATTCTGTAACCTTTGCAAAACCATAAAGAATAATTAATGAAGCAAAACACGGACTTTGCTTTTGTGCTTTGGTTAATAACAAAGTTAATAGAATGAGTATAATTCCTCCAAACTGAAAAACAGCATAGGGAGTAAGATTGCCGTTATAATTCCAAATTAAAACGGTAAGAGGCGCTAGGATAATAAGTTCAGCTAAAGTGTGAAATCCAGATCGTTCAGATATTCTAATGCTTGCAAGCATTGCAAGTATAAAAGTGAAGACTAAGGTTAAGGCAAGTCGGTCAAAGACAAGGGTGAAATCATTTGGACTTAGATGGTAATAGCCACTTCCTAATCCTGTTAAAATAATTGAGATAAAGAATAGATTTAAGATAACTGAAAATGAATTTGATATTTTAATAAACTTATTATTATAAAAATTAAATAAGCCTAAAATGCCAACGATAATAAATGCAAGATTAGATAAAGTATCAAAGGCATTATTAACTCCAAACAATGCTCTCTGATCTGCAAAGTTGTGGTAATTTTGATCTTGTTGGATGCTGGGTAAAAATATAGCAAGGATAAGTAAAATAATTAAGCCACTAAGAAAACTTATTTCAGATTTGCTCATTTGAAATGATCATATAGTTTTATATAATAAAAATCTTATGAATTTAGAAATGATTGTCACAACAGTTCTTGCAATACTTACTTCGTTGCTACCAATCTTTTATAAAAAGATGACGGATAATACGGACTTTAATATGACTAGTCCTTATCTTTTATCTGCTGCTTTAATTTTAGGAATAAATACAGCTTGTCTTATTTATTCATTTTTCACTTATGGATTTTTAGAAACTTTATTTTTAATTATTGTTTATGTGATAATTTTAGGCTCTATTTTTTTAACTCAGTATCTGATTAAATTAAATTCAAAATAAATAAATTTTAAGCAACCATCTCTTTAGTCAATAAAATCAAGATTGATTCAGATCTTGTGTTGTTACAATTTTTGTAATTAAATCAGCTTTTTAAATTATGCCATCGGTTATTTTAAACGACACGATTTTAAAAGGGACTTTGTCTCAAAAAGATAGCATTACATTGGATGGAACCTTTATTGGCAACATCACCGCAGAAGAGATTATTGTTAAAGATCGAGGCACTATCAATGGCAATTTAAACGCAAGTGTGAACATTGAAGTAAATGGCAATGTGGTAGGTGATTTAAATTCTGATAAAATTCATCTAACAAGTTTTGCAAAAGTTCGAGGTAAATTATCTCATAAAAATTTATCTGTGGATGAAGGTGCGCAATTAGAAATTACTGCGCAAACTAGAAAAAGAATTTCTAATTTAAATAAAGAATAATTATGTTTTTTTCCTCAAATAAAAAGATCGATAATCGTATTGATGGCTTTTCGCACTTAGGGGAAGGCGCAAGTTTTGAGGGTGAAATTCATTGCAAAGGTGAAATTGAGATTGCAGGAAAAGTGAAAGGAAATATCTCAGCTAAAATTTTGAGAATATTAGAAACTGGAAAAGTAACAGGACACGTTAATGCTGAACGAGTTGAAATCTTAGGCTGCATGCTTGGCAACACGAGTTCATTGAATATTCATGTGGGTGAAAAAGGGGTGGTACGTGGAGATTTAAGGTTTGAAGAAAATTTAAGTGTTAATGAGGGTGCTGATATTTTAGGCCATGTGCAAAAGGCTAAAAAAGATAAAAATAAAAAGTTTGATTCAGACAAAATTAGATATTTAGAACACAATCAAAGAGCTTCTTAATACAATTTAGAGTTTAAAGTTAATAATTGTGAAATTTTCTTTAATAAAAAAAGAACTTCTATAAAGAAGAACTATGGTTATTGAAGCTTTAGTTGCCCTTGGCATTATTACAATTGCAACGGTGAATGCACCCGTTGAAACTAAAGCTCCGCAAGAAATAAAATCTGTTTCAACAACAATTGATACAAATAAAGCAGTAAAGCCAAAGGCAAAACCTAAGAAGAAAAAAGCTGCAAAAAAAGTTAATGTAGATCCTGCAAAACAACAGCCTACTAAAGAACTTGCAAAGAAAGAAACTGTAAAATCAGAATCTGCAAAACCAGAGCCTGTTAAAACAGTCAGTTCACCAGAGCAAAAATCTAATCAGTCTAATCTTCTTTATTATATTTTAGGTTTTCTAACCTTAGGAGCCACAGCTGCTTATTTTTATTTTAGGAAAAAAAGTCAAACTACAGATGCAAAAATTTACACCAGCGATGAATTGAAACAAAGTTTACAACAAGACACAGATAAATTTAAATATCAACCACCAACTCCTAACGCAGA
This window harbors:
- a CDS encoding FAD-binding domain-containing protein, which codes for MNLREQGIAKLKEFSENHLSNYAKSRNFDYGPSKRDNVSNLSKYITHRIIDEQEVIQTAHSKFAYIKIEKFIQEVFWRTYWKGWLEMRPRVWTTYIEDLKQLEKQKDSVEYQQAISGKTSIECFNDWANELIKYNYLHNHARMWFASIWIFTLKLPWQLGADFFLKHLLDGDAASNTLSWRWVAGLQTKGKNYLATKFNINTFSAKKYEVLKLNDQASPLFETTSFEIQPLHFDKVENENSLFLLHNLDSNFLQKFQNKYNHFALLDFNSILESKNYSKQVLDFKSSINEELIDQLKSNFNSDLVVKNKEDLLKIVKDKNIKNIITPYINCGYENDFMNEIKKKIKITYLARDYDQFCYPFATKGFFGFKEQIPKILSKIL
- a CDS encoding histone deacetylase family protein — translated: MLPIINHPDYVAQIGDDHKFPIKKFGELFKLLKEDEIIKENNLHIPGPVSDADLARVHTLDYINKIKNLSLSKDEERKLGFPIVPSVRQRSFVATGGTVLAAQLALKHKLACNTAGGSHHAFADSGNGYCVFNDVAVAAEKLIAENNIKNILIYDLDVHQGDGTAKIFQNNEKVFTVSIHSKKNYPLNKQVSNLDIELDEGIKDDEYLEVVNQSLQKINSSSFDFVFYVAGVDIHEDDRIGKFKVSAEGIKKRDELVIKHFFDKKIPLCGVLGGGYNRDFNQLVYLHSILHRTCHSLLTYES
- a CDS encoding gamma-glutamylcyclotransferase family protein — its product is MLRLNTFANFFILFFSFLFLLLPHAQASLKDCNLTPAKNSKNYIIGYGSLMERESRMITNPQAHRVEPVLVKGFQRTWGQNGGNYKTTFLTLIEKKDAKLNAIFYSVNIENLLKTDQRERSYCRIKVDEKNLDFYGRKVNSKDANFWIYAATPDRLKKPSATHPIAQSYVDIFINGCLQTEEEFKLQGFAKDCVQLTSDWSEQWVNDRLHARRPFAIKNAVKIDQLLSQYFSHYYNHPID
- a CDS encoding DUF6279 family lipoprotein gives rise to the protein MFVSQFFKKIFIVLIFIIISGCSIITAGYNRLPFLTLLELNSIFDLADEQSQKVRPVLDSWLEWHRANHLPRYVVKLEEWEKLVLQDLTPAQFCKEVEVIRTFTNEAVEKLIPALIPIAETLTPVQIQNWNKYQDERDKEFVENFSKGEKGEIINKKRLERSIDRAEMFYGTLSKSQKDALAKRLEKSLFNVEQVLPERKRRHLDALSAVKLVQSGAKPYPTLKTVWDRNQKSPDKKYEAYSEKMLQDGCSQLSELHNNMSLEQRKKAAQKLNGFKKDFESLIKP
- a CDS encoding ceramidase domain-containing protein, with translation MSKSEISFLSGLIILLILAIFLPSIQQDQNYHNFADQRALFGVNNAFDTLSNLAFIIVGILGLFNFYNNKFIKISNSFSVILNLFFISIILTGLGSGYYHLSPNDFTLVFDRLALTLVFTFILAMLASIRISERSGFHTLAELIILAPLTVLIWNYNGNLTPYAVFQFGGIILILLTLLLTKAQKQSPCFASLIILYGFAKVTEFYDVEIFKLSQNLISGHTLKHLIGAIAVLIFISPLKVKKI
- a CDS encoding bactofilin family protein, giving the protein MPSVILNDTILKGTLSQKDSITLDGTFIGNITAEEIIVKDRGTINGNLNASVNIEVNGNVVGDLNSDKIHLTSFAKVRGKLSHKNLSVDEGAQLEITAQTRKRISNLNKE
- a CDS encoding bactofilin family protein; translated protein: MFFSSNKKIDNRIDGFSHLGEGASFEGEIHCKGEIEIAGKVKGNISAKILRILETGKVTGHVNAERVEILGCMLGNTSSLNIHVGEKGVVRGDLRFEENLSVNEGADILGHVQKAKKDKNKKFDSDKIRYLEHNQRAS